The Enterococcus sp. 7F3_DIV0205 genome has a window encoding:
- the fosX gene encoding FosX/FosE/FosI family fosfomycin resistance hydrolase, protein MISHLTFIVQDLERASLFFETVFAAKEVYSSGADTFSIAQEKFFLIDELWIAIMQGDPLPSKTYNHIAFKIQESEYDSYLNKIKSLGLEIKDGRSRVPGEATSIYFYDFDNHLFELHTGTLEERLEYYQKQEK, encoded by the coding sequence TTGATTAGTCATTTAACCTTTATCGTTCAAGATTTAGAAAGAGCAAGCTTATTTTTTGAAACCGTGTTTGCTGCAAAAGAAGTCTATTCAAGTGGAGCAGATACATTTTCAATAGCACAAGAAAAATTTTTCTTAATCGATGAACTTTGGATTGCGATCATGCAAGGGGATCCCTTGCCATCAAAGACGTATAATCACATTGCTTTTAAAATTCAAGAAAGTGAGTACGATAGTTATTTAAATAAAATTAAATCTTTAGGATTAGAAATAAAAGATGGACGTTCGCGTGTACCAGGAGAAGCAACATCTATTTACTTTTATGATTTTGATAATCACTTATTTGAGTTGCACACAGGAACTTTAGAGGAGCGATTAGAGTACTATCAAAAACAAGAGAAATAA
- a CDS encoding DUF4097 family beta strand repeat-containing protein, producing the protein MKKTTAFFLSIGILAMIIGGIGSAVYFRRAETTMTDTKNQTYEIKNKQSTKEIHLDLSGNADFYILTENSTKVVMDTRSSMPVSLKSSLDVKEKNNALVISARSDKNRQEMNGLKFDLFDRGSAVTLTIPENTERLVIDGQTNGDINLSNVKTKDLAIKLSNSDINVSAINTENLTIEATSGDLRINSDVRTNEATFKTTNGEIQINDFTASNWSATSTSGDIYLNTVKGTAKIETSNGEIQATDLKGETEVRSTNGDFSLYGTEIPKKLLVETQLGSIQLYTEEILYDVTIKTKTKLGDSTIFGKERTSYKRGKGTKSFDLRSNSGDISVEGPSDYDDGEED; encoded by the coding sequence ATGAAAAAGACAACTGCTTTTTTTCTGTCCATTGGTATTTTAGCGATGATCATTGGTGGAATTGGCAGTGCCGTTTACTTTAGACGCGCTGAAACCACAATGACAGATACAAAAAATCAAACATATGAAATAAAAAATAAACAAAGTACAAAAGAAATACATCTTGACCTTTCTGGAAATGCCGATTTTTATATTCTAACTGAAAATTCAACTAAGGTTGTAATGGATACGCGAAGCTCTATGCCTGTTTCACTTAAAAGTTCCTTAGACGTTAAGGAAAAAAATAATGCACTCGTTATTTCAGCACGTAGTGATAAGAACAGACAAGAAATGAATGGATTGAAATTTGATCTCTTCGATCGAGGGTCTGCTGTAACCTTAACCATTCCTGAAAATACTGAACGTTTAGTTATAGATGGACAAACAAACGGGGATATCAACCTCTCAAATGTTAAAACAAAGGATCTAGCCATTAAGCTCAGTAATAGTGATATCAACGTTAGTGCTATCAATACTGAGAATTTAACAATCGAAGCGACAAGTGGTGATCTTCGTATTAATAGTGATGTTCGTACTAATGAAGCAACATTCAAAACAACAAATGGTGAGATTCAAATCAACGATTTCACCGCTTCAAACTGGTCTGCAACTAGCACATCCGGCGATATTTACTTGAATACTGTCAAAGGGACTGCCAAAATAGAAACAAGCAACGGTGAAATTCAGGCAACCGATCTTAAAGGCGAGACCGAAGTCAGAAGTACTAATGGCGACTTTTCACTATATGGAACAGAAATTCCCAAAAAATTACTAGTTGAAACACAATTAGGAAGCATTCAACTTTATACAGAAGAAATTTTATATGATGTGACGATCAAAACCAAAACCAAGCTAGGTGATAGTACGATTTTTGGTAAGGAACGGACCTCCTACAAACGAGGAAAAGGAACAAAATCGTTCGACTTACGAAGCAATTCTGGGGACATTTCTGTTGAAGGCCCCTCAGACTATGATGATGGGGAAGAGGATTAA
- a CDS encoding class I SAM-dependent methyltransferase → MLQTALHFSHTLLKEVIQVGDTVVDATMGNGNDTAFLAELVGSNGLVYAFDVQEQALLNTKKKLDELGLREQVRLLQQGHETIETVIAKEESLSAAIFNLGYLPKSDKQIITKPDTTKMALDALLIRLKPKGRIILVVYYGHTGGEAELALVQEFSQQLPQEEYSVLTYQFINQKNNPPILFCIEKKNS, encoded by the coding sequence ATGTTACAAACTGCACTACATTTTAGTCATACTCTTTTAAAAGAAGTGATTCAAGTTGGTGATACAGTTGTTGATGCTACGATGGGTAACGGTAATGATACAGCTTTTCTCGCAGAACTCGTTGGGTCAAATGGCTTAGTCTATGCATTTGATGTTCAGGAACAGGCTTTGCTAAATACTAAAAAAAAGCTTGATGAATTAGGACTAAGAGAGCAAGTTCGCTTATTACAACAAGGTCATGAAACGATTGAAACAGTTATTGCTAAAGAAGAATCACTAAGTGCGGCTATTTTCAATCTAGGATACCTACCTAAAAGCGACAAGCAGATCATCACCAAACCAGATACAACAAAAATGGCTTTGGATGCTCTATTGATTAGATTAAAACCAAAAGGACGGATTATTTTAGTTGTTTATTATGGGCATACTGGCGGTGAAGCAGAATTAGCGCTAGTACAAGAATTTTCTCAACAGTTACCACAAGAAGAATATAGTGTTTTAACTTATCAGTTTATTAATCAGAAAAACAATCCACCGATTTTATTTTGTATTGAGAAAAAGAACTCTTAA
- a CDS encoding DUF1700 domain-containing protein: MNKEHFLIELKIYLKPLTAQQQAFILNKYETIFEERSTAGETEEEIAKSLGKPRGIAEEILQEFDITVPEKKLERDGWQEFQPVTNDDYYYEEIPEHPYEDAYRSYERPRHSGFTRFFQVAGVLSFNFLLMFWLIFAFTMVLFSCWLVAIVFLFSPILGGISVFSGFNDGTMFQLFVSVFLSGSGIIGLLILTPLTKFFGKALRRYLQWNIRVLRGEI, translated from the coding sequence ATGAATAAAGAGCACTTTTTAATTGAACTAAAGATCTATTTAAAACCTTTGACTGCTCAACAACAAGCTTTTATCTTGAACAAATATGAAACAATTTTTGAGGAACGCTCAACTGCTGGTGAAACAGAAGAAGAAATTGCCAAAAGCTTAGGTAAACCACGAGGAATCGCTGAGGAAATCTTACAAGAGTTTGACATCACTGTTCCTGAAAAAAAACTTGAACGAGATGGCTGGCAAGAATTTCAACCAGTTACAAATGATGACTACTACTATGAAGAAATACCGGAACATCCTTATGAAGATGCCTATCGTTCCTATGAACGTCCGCGTCACAGTGGCTTTACTCGGTTTTTCCAAGTTGCCGGCGTTCTTTCCTTTAATTTTCTTTTGATGTTTTGGCTTATTTTTGCTTTTACGATGGTTTTATTTTCTTGTTGGTTAGTAGCTATTGTTTTCTTATTTTCACCTATTTTAGGAGGTATTTCGGTCTTTTCAGGCTTTAATGACGGTACGATGTTCCAACTGTTTGTCAGTGTTTTTCTTTCGGGTTCTGGAATCATCGGCTTATTGATTCTAACGCCATTAACAAAATTTTTCGGAAAAGCATTGAGACGTTATCTACAATGGAATATCCGAGTTTTAAGAGGAGAGATTTAA
- the leuS gene encoding leucine--tRNA ligase, whose translation MSYDHKKIEKKWQKYWAKHNSFTTHDDPSKEKFYALDMFPYPSGQGLHVGHPEGYTATDILSRMKRSQGYSVLHPMGWDAFGLPAEQYALDTGNDPAEFTKKNIETFKRQINSLGFSYDWNREINTTDPEYYKWTQWIFTKLYEHGLAYEAEVAVNWVPELGTVISNEEVIDGKSERGGYDVVRKPMRQWMLKITAYADRLLDDLDLVDWPESIKDMQRNWIGRSEGTNVTFKVAESEEEFTVFTTRPDTLFGATYTVLAPELELVKKITTPEQKEAVEAYIDAASKKSDLNRTDLAKEKTGVFTGAYAVNPVNGAEIPIWISDYVLASYGTGAIMAVPAHDERDYEFAKVFSIDIIPVLAGGNIEEAPFTGDGVHINSDFLDGLNKKDAISKINEWLEEKQVGKKEVSYRLRDWLFSRQRYWGEPIPVIHWEDGTTTTVPESELPLRLPKTDDIKPSGTGESPLANITEWINVVDPETGKKGKRETNTMPQWAGSSWYHLRYIDPHNKNEIANYEKLERWLPVDIYIGGAEHAVLHLLYARFWHKFLYDIGVVPTKEPYQKLYNQGMILGQSFRDNRGVLVPTNMVEKRDGVWVNVETGEELEEAPAKMSKSLKNVVNPDDVVEKYGADTLRMYEMFMGPLDASIAWSENGLEGSRKFLDRVWRLIVDENNKMRDRITTINDGRLTKVYNQTVKKVTEDMENLHFNTAISQLMVFVNEANKVDVLPYDYIEGFVQLLAPIAPHIGEELWAILGNQESLTNAPWPIYDEAALVEDEVEVVFQVNGKVRAKLNIARGLSKEELEEKALAAEEIQTFIEGKTVRKVIVVPDKLVNIVAN comes from the coding sequence GTGAGTTACGATCATAAAAAAATCGAGAAAAAATGGCAAAAATATTGGGCTAAACATAACAGCTTTACTACTCATGATGATCCAAGTAAAGAAAAATTTTATGCTTTAGATATGTTTCCATATCCTTCAGGACAAGGACTGCATGTCGGACATCCAGAAGGCTATACAGCAACAGACATTTTGTCTCGTATGAAAAGAAGTCAAGGCTATAGTGTTTTACATCCAATGGGATGGGATGCATTTGGGTTGCCAGCTGAACAATATGCTTTAGATACCGGAAATGACCCCGCAGAGTTTACGAAAAAAAATATTGAAACATTCAAACGTCAAATCAATTCTTTAGGTTTTAGTTATGATTGGAACCGTGAAATCAATACGACAGATCCAGAATATTATAAATGGACACAATGGATTTTCACTAAGCTATATGAGCATGGATTAGCTTATGAAGCAGAAGTGGCAGTTAACTGGGTACCAGAACTTGGAACAGTGATTTCAAATGAAGAAGTTATTGATGGAAAAAGTGAACGTGGTGGTTATGATGTTGTCAGAAAACCAATGCGTCAGTGGATGCTGAAAATTACAGCTTATGCCGATCGTTTACTAGATGATTTGGATTTAGTTGATTGGCCAGAAAGCATCAAAGATATGCAGCGTAATTGGATTGGGCGTTCAGAAGGGACAAATGTTACGTTTAAAGTAGCCGAATCTGAAGAGGAATTTACTGTGTTTACGACTCGTCCAGATACATTATTTGGTGCAACTTATACGGTTTTAGCACCTGAATTAGAATTAGTGAAAAAAATTACGACACCTGAGCAAAAAGAGGCTGTGGAAGCTTATATTGATGCGGCTTCTAAAAAATCTGATTTGAATCGAACTGATTTAGCTAAAGAAAAAACAGGCGTCTTTACAGGAGCATATGCAGTAAACCCAGTGAATGGTGCTGAAATCCCAATCTGGATTTCCGACTATGTCTTAGCTTCTTATGGAACAGGAGCGATAATGGCTGTTCCTGCTCATGATGAGCGTGATTATGAATTTGCGAAAGTATTCAGTATTGACATTATTCCAGTATTGGCAGGCGGTAATATTGAAGAAGCACCATTCACAGGTGATGGCGTTCACATCAATTCTGACTTTTTAGATGGTTTGAACAAAAAAGACGCCATCTCTAAAATAAATGAATGGTTAGAAGAAAAACAAGTAGGGAAAAAAGAAGTCAGCTATCGCTTACGTGATTGGCTATTTTCTCGTCAACGCTACTGGGGTGAGCCAATTCCCGTAATCCATTGGGAAGATGGAACAACAACGACAGTTCCTGAATCTGAACTGCCATTGAGATTGCCAAAAACAGATGATATCAAACCGAGTGGAACAGGAGAATCACCACTTGCCAATATTACAGAGTGGATCAATGTTGTTGACCCTGAGACCGGTAAAAAAGGGAAACGTGAAACGAATACAATGCCGCAATGGGCAGGAAGCTCATGGTATCATTTGCGGTATATCGATCCTCATAATAAAAATGAAATTGCAAACTATGAGAAATTAGAAAGATGGCTGCCTGTAGATATCTATATTGGCGGAGCAGAGCACGCAGTACTCCACTTGCTATACGCTCGTTTCTGGCATAAATTCTTGTATGATATCGGTGTTGTACCAACGAAAGAACCCTATCAAAAACTCTATAATCAAGGAATGATCTTAGGTCAAAGCTTCCGTGATAATCGTGGTGTACTAGTTCCTACAAATATGGTAGAAAAACGCGACGGAGTCTGGGTCAATGTTGAAACAGGTGAAGAGCTAGAAGAAGCACCAGCTAAAATGAGTAAATCATTGAAAAATGTTGTAAATCCTGATGATGTTGTAGAAAAATATGGTGCCGATACATTAAGAATGTACGAAATGTTTATGGGTCCGCTTGATGCATCTATTGCTTGGAGCGAAAATGGTCTTGAAGGAAGTCGTAAATTCCTAGATCGCGTATGGCGTTTGATTGTGGATGAAAATAATAAAATGCGTGACCGTATCACAACTATCAATGATGGCCGTTTAACTAAAGTGTACAATCAAACAGTCAAAAAAGTCACAGAAGATATGGAGAACCTACACTTTAATACAGCAATTTCTCAATTGATGGTCTTTGTTAATGAAGCAAATAAAGTCGATGTTTTGCCATACGATTATATTGAAGGATTTGTTCAATTACTAGCACCTATTGCACCGCACATTGGGGAAGAGCTATGGGCGATCCTTGGAAATCAAGAAAGCTTAACCAATGCTCCTTGGCCAATTTACGATGAGGCTGCGTTAGTTGAAGATGAAGTTGAAGTGGTCTTCCAAGTTAATGGAAAAGTTCGTGCGAAGCTGAATATTGCTCGAGGATTGAGCAAGGAGGAACTAGAAGAAAAAGCTTTAGCAGCAGAAGAAATACAAACCTTTATTGAGGGGAAAACAGTCCGTAAAGTGATTGTCGTTCCAGATAAATTGGTGAACATTGTAGCGAATTAA
- a CDS encoding phosphatase PAP2 family protein translates to MKNKLYYQFAGSCFLVVFMFLGYVVRFYPGWLESFDQTITTIVRIPYPSANQFFIWYTKFADPLTVGIITLATAFVLFRGKYYAETLWLLINTGLIAGIANPLIKLVFMRPRPTLNHLVTEHSYSFPSGHSTGSVLLYGTIILLLPQFIKQKKLCLCLQILLGLGIFLIGISRIYAGVHFPSDVVGGFCFGLAWLLMTYPIYLEKRFVWRFKSKQL, encoded by the coding sequence ATGAAAAATAAATTATATTATCAATTTGCGGGCAGTTGCTTCTTGGTTGTCTTTATGTTTTTGGGATATGTGGTGCGCTTTTATCCAGGCTGGTTAGAAAGCTTTGACCAAACGATCACAACCATCGTAAGAATCCCCTATCCTTCGGCAAATCAATTTTTTATTTGGTACACAAAATTTGCCGATCCATTGACTGTCGGGATCATTACTTTAGCCACCGCTTTTGTATTATTTAGAGGAAAATATTATGCTGAAACACTTTGGCTTTTGATCAATACTGGATTGATCGCTGGTATCGCAAACCCTTTGATCAAGTTAGTCTTCATGCGACCACGCCCAACTTTAAATCATTTAGTAACGGAACATAGTTACAGCTTCCCTAGCGGACATTCTACTGGAAGTGTACTTTTGTATGGAACAATTATTTTATTGTTACCGCAATTTATTAAACAGAAAAAGCTTTGTTTATGTTTACAAATCCTCTTAGGTCTAGGTATTTTCCTAATTGGTATCAGCCGAATCTATGCTGGTGTTCATTTCCCTAGTGATGTTGTTGGCGGTTTTTGTTTTGGTTTAGCATGGTTGTTGATGACCTATCCGATTTATTTAGAAAAACGCTTTGTTTGGCGCTTTAAAAGTAAACAATTATAG
- a CDS encoding TIGR01212 family radical SAM protein (This family includes YhcC from E. coli K-12, an uncharacterized radical SAM protein.), translating to MSKFLYTEDPNKRYHTWNYALRQQFGGKIFKVPLDGGFDCPNRDGTVAKGGCTFCSVSGSGDMIVAPKDPLPIQFQKEVQMMHKKWPQVDQYIVYFQNFTNTHAPAEVIRHRFEQVLNEKGVVGISIGTRPDCLPDDVVEYLAELNQRYYLWVELGLQTTYEDTSNTINRAHDYQTYLDGVAKLRKHNIRVCTHLINGLPGESLDMMRENVRRTILDSDIQGIKLHLLHLMTNTRMLRDYHEGRLQLMTRENYVSVICDQLEMIPPEIVIHRLTGDAPTDTLVGPMWSLKKWEVLNAIDDEMKRRNSVQGIYNVRNTKEVLI from the coding sequence ATGTCTAAATTTTTATATACTGAAGATCCTAATAAACGCTATCATACTTGGAACTATGCCTTACGTCAGCAGTTCGGCGGGAAAATTTTCAAAGTGCCTTTAGACGGAGGATTCGATTGTCCTAATCGTGATGGAACAGTGGCAAAAGGTGGCTGTACTTTTTGTAGCGTTTCAGGATCAGGCGATATGATTGTGGCACCAAAAGATCCCTTACCGATTCAATTTCAAAAAGAAGTACAGATGATGCATAAAAAATGGCCCCAAGTTGACCAATATATTGTCTATTTTCAAAATTTCACCAATACACATGCACCCGCAGAAGTAATTCGCCATCGTTTTGAACAGGTGCTCAATGAAAAAGGTGTCGTGGGTATTTCGATTGGAACCCGGCCTGATTGTCTTCCAGATGATGTTGTTGAATATTTAGCCGAACTAAATCAACGATACTATTTATGGGTGGAACTAGGCTTACAGACGACTTACGAAGACACTAGCAATACAATCAATAGAGCACATGATTATCAGACTTATTTGGACGGCGTAGCAAAATTGCGTAAGCATAATATTCGCGTCTGTACTCATCTAATCAATGGTTTACCTGGTGAAAGCCTCGATATGATGAGAGAAAATGTTCGCCGAACGATCCTTGATTCAGATATCCAGGGTATTAAATTACATCTATTACATTTAATGACGAATACGCGGATGCTAAGAGATTATCATGAAGGGCGCCTGCAATTGATGACACGAGAAAATTACGTCTCTGTTATTTGCGATCAATTGGAAATGATTCCGCCAGAAATCGTCATTCATCGTTTAACTGGTGATGCTCCGACTGATACTTTAGTTGGTCCTATGTGGAGCCTAAAAAAATGGGAAGTCTTAAATGCGATTGATGACGAAATGAAGCGTCGTAATAGTGTTCAAGGAATCTATAATGTACGAAATACCAAGGAGGTTCTTATCTGA
- a CDS encoding muramidase family protein, with product MEKHKTSRKERRKAEQNKLAYDQLKKGTTVLSSAIVVSSIAAPIVAPKIAEASEDKTPSEQISYSDTMTHTEAVQTQTTTTDSNNSMTQETQTTETEASSSEETSGTQESSELNTSETTQSTENTESTEETTSSSTTETEESKTPELTMRSAFSAQSRSIDTNTFIAEIAGHARSVAAANDLYASVMMAQAILESDWGRSTLSAAPNHNLFGIKGSYQGQSVTMKTWEVLNGQWVQVNAAFRKYPSYSESFGDNAYVLRNTSFQAGVYYYSGAWKSNTNSYKDATAWLTGRYATDPGYNSKLNNIITTYNLTQYDTPSSGGGNTGGNNGGNTGGNNNGGNTGGGTSTQDVTHTVKAGDSLWALSAKYGTSIANIKSWNKLSSDVIYVGQKLIVKKASGNTGGGNTGGNNGGSSGNTGGSGNTGTSNSYYTVKSGDSLWAIANANGISIANLRQWNNLKGDIIYPGQKLIVKKGSGNAGGNTGGNTGSGGNTNTGGSNNAGTSNGYYTVKSGDSLWAIANANGTSIANLRQWNNLKGDIIYPGQKLIVKKGSGNAGGNTGGNTGSGGNTGGSSNAGTSNGYYTVKAGDSLWAIANANGISIANLRQWNNLSGDIIYPGQRLVIKKGQGGSTGSTNSSGNQGGSQTSGSHTVKSGDTLWGLSQKYGSSVQKIKQMNGLSSDTIYIGQKLKVK from the coding sequence ATGGAGAAGCACAAAACATCAAGAAAAGAGCGGAGGAAAGCTGAACAGAACAAGCTTGCTTATGATCAGTTAAAAAAAGGAACCACTGTGCTTAGCTCTGCGATCGTTGTATCGTCAATTGCCGCACCGATTGTTGCACCCAAAATAGCTGAAGCGTCAGAAGATAAAACACCAAGTGAACAAATAAGTTACTCAGATACGATGACACATACAGAAGCCGTTCAAACACAAACAACGACGACTGACTCAAACAATTCGATGACACAAGAAACACAGACAACAGAAACTGAAGCATCTTCAAGTGAAGAAACGTCTGGAACCCAAGAATCATCAGAATTAAATACATCAGAAACAACACAAAGTACTGAGAATACTGAATCTACAGAAGAAACCACAAGCTCTTCAACCACTGAAACAGAAGAATCAAAAACACCGGAACTTACGATGCGTTCAGCATTTTCAGCACAATCTAGAAGTATCGATACAAACACCTTCATCGCTGAAATAGCAGGACATGCTCGATCCGTTGCAGCAGCAAATGATCTTTACGCTTCTGTAATGATGGCTCAAGCAATTCTTGAAAGTGATTGGGGAAGAAGTACTCTATCAGCAGCTCCAAACCATAATTTATTTGGAATCAAGGGAAGTTATCAAGGACAATCTGTTACGATGAAGACGTGGGAAGTTCTTAATGGACAATGGGTTCAAGTAAATGCTGCATTTAGAAAGTATCCGTCTTACTCAGAATCATTTGGTGATAATGCCTATGTTTTGAGAAATACTTCATTTCAAGCAGGGGTATATTATTATTCAGGTGCATGGAAGAGTAACACAAATTCATACAAGGACGCAACAGCTTGGCTAACAGGACGTTATGCAACAGATCCTGGTTATAATTCAAAATTGAATAATATTATTACAACATATAACCTAACCCAATATGACACTCCTTCATCAGGCGGTGGTAACACTGGTGGTAATAACGGTGGCAACACTGGAGGAAACAACAATGGGGGCAATACTGGAGGCGGCACAAGTACCCAAGATGTGACGCATACAGTAAAAGCAGGAGATAGTTTATGGGCATTGTCGGCTAAGTATGGCACATCAATCGCGAATATCAAAAGCTGGAATAAACTTTCTAGTGATGTTATTTATGTGGGGCAAAAACTAATCGTGAAAAAAGCTTCTGGCAATACAGGTGGAGGCAATACAGGCGGTAATAATGGCGGCTCGTCTGGTAATACAGGTGGTTCTGGTAATACTGGAACTTCAAACTCTTATTACACAGTAAAATCAGGAGACTCACTATGGGCGATAGCCAATGCAAATGGTATAAGCATCGCGAACTTACGTCAATGGAATAATTTAAAGGGTGACATCATTTATCCAGGACAAAAATTGATCGTGAAAAAAGGTTCTGGTAACGCTGGTGGAAATACCGGAGGCAATACTGGCTCAGGTGGCAATACCAATACAGGTGGCTCAAACAATGCTGGGACAAGCAATGGTTACTATACAGTAAAATCAGGAGATTCTTTATGGGCGATAGCCAATGCAAATGGTACAAGTATCGCGAACTTACGTCAATGGAATAATTTAAAGGGTGATATCATTTATCCAGGACAAAAATTGATCGTGAAAAAAGGTTCTGGTAACGCTGGTGGAAATACCGGAGGCAATACTGGTTCAGGCGGTAATACAGGTGGTTCAAGCAACGCTGGAACAAGTAACGGTTACTACACAGTAAAAGCAGGAGATTCTTTATGGGCGATAGCCAATGCAAATGGTATAAGTATCGCTAATCTAAGACAATGGAATAATTTAAGCGGAGATATTATTTATCCGGGGCAACGTTTGGTCATTAAAAAAGGTCAAGGAGGATCGACGGGTTCAACTAATTCCTCTGGAAATCAAGGCGGTAGTCAAACATCGGGTTCACACACGGTGAAAAGTGGGGATACTTTATGGGGACTTTCTCAAAAATATGGATCAAGTGTTCAAAAAATCAAACAGATGAATGGTTTATCTAGTGATACAATTTATATTGGTCAAAAATTGAAAGTTAAATAA